In Thermococcus sp. CX2, the following are encoded in one genomic region:
- a CDS encoding cyclic nucleotide-binding/CBS domain-containing protein has product MASRIAVGQVVRRKAVIVKPSDTVHRVARILSKNKVGSAVVVEDDEIVGIITDRDILDKVVARGRDPKDVKVEEVMTRNPVTIEDDYEVQDAIDKMMDKGIRRLLVTRFGKPIGFVTAADLLAALNTYATEAEEAAEEEPEPETDVYGICELCGQYGSLYRVYIEGGEKWVCESCKDSLRL; this is encoded by the coding sequence ATGGCATCGAGAATCGCTGTGGGACAAGTGGTTAGAAGGAAAGCAGTCATCGTCAAGCCGAGCGACACGGTTCACAGGGTCGCGCGGATTCTTTCCAAAAACAAGGTCGGGAGTGCCGTTGTAGTTGAGGACGATGAGATTGTTGGTATAATAACCGACAGGGACATACTCGACAAGGTCGTGGCAAGAGGCAGGGACCCCAAGGACGTTAAAGTCGAGGAGGTAATGACCAGGAACCCCGTAACGATCGAGGATGACTACGAGGTGCAGGATGCTATTGACAAGATGATGGACAAGGGCATAAGGAGGCTCCTCGTTACCCGCTTTGGAAAGCCGATAGGGTTCGTAACTGCTGCGGACCTTCTCGCGGCGCTCAATACCTATGCCACCGAAGCTGAGGAGGCGGCTGAGGAGGAGCCCGAGCCGGAGACAGACGTCTATGGAATCTGCGAGCTCTGCGGTCAGTACGGTTCGCTCTACAGGGTCTACATTGAGGGCGGCGAAAAGTGGGTATGCGAGAGCTGCAAGGACTCACTTAGGCTCTAA
- the albA gene encoding DNA-binding protein Alba, with product MAEEHVVYIGKKPVMNYVLAVITQFNEGAKEVSVKARGRAISRAVDVAEIVRNRFLPEVRVKEIRIGTEELPTADGRTANTSTIEIVLEKP from the coding sequence ATGGCAGAGGAGCATGTCGTCTACATCGGAAAGAAGCCGGTTATGAACTACGTCCTGGCCGTCATAACCCAGTTCAACGAGGGTGCCAAGGAAGTTAGCGTCAAGGCTAGGGGAAGGGCCATCAGCAGGGCTGTCGACGTCGCCGAGATCGTCAGGAACAGGTTCCTTCCAGAGGTCAGGGTCAAGGAGATCAGGATCGGCACCGAGGAGCTTCCGACCGCTGACGGTAGGACTGCTAACACCTCGACCATCGAGATCGTTCTCGAGAAGCCGTGA
- a CDS encoding pyridoxal-phosphate dependent enzyme: MEAEKGPDDDEGPLMRVPALEDLLGISKIFVKFEGRNPTGTHKDRIARLHVETAKTLGFSGITVGTCGNYGVALAYYARLFGLKAYIFVPAGYTLGRSEEMLRYGARIIPVHGPYEKAVLESRKFAVEKGLYDANPGSHPEIDYLGYAEIAKEIALRINPYAVFVPVGNGTTLSGIHYGFKALGLKPRMVGVTTSFGNQVLREFYGVDGNDFAETEFNEPLVSIVSFDRDAALKAVNESGGYIFGFADDTALYYASLLKGVGINALPASALTLAGLVKFVRKFGVNGKNFVLVVTGGVKNGRGPTLDGRALSVNGWKDRARVGEVLQKV, from the coding sequence ATGGAAGCCGAAAAAGGCCCCGATGACGACGAGGGCCCCCTCATGAGGGTGCCAGCCCTCGAAGATCTCCTCGGTATTTCAAAAATATTCGTGAAATTTGAGGGGAGGAATCCCACTGGAACCCACAAGGACAGAATAGCCAGGCTTCATGTTGAAACCGCTAAGACACTGGGGTTCTCTGGCATTACGGTTGGAACCTGTGGAAACTACGGTGTCGCATTGGCTTACTACGCACGGCTGTTCGGCCTCAAGGCTTACATCTTCGTCCCCGCCGGCTACACCCTCGGGCGCTCTGAGGAGATGCTCAGGTACGGTGCAAGGATAATCCCAGTTCACGGGCCCTATGAGAAGGCCGTCCTGGAGAGCAGGAAATTCGCCGTTGAAAAAGGTCTCTATGATGCCAACCCCGGAAGCCATCCCGAGATAGACTACCTCGGTTATGCTGAGATAGCGAAGGAAATAGCGTTGAGAATAAACCCCTATGCCGTCTTTGTTCCAGTTGGAAACGGTACAACACTTTCAGGCATTCATTATGGCTTTAAAGCGCTCGGCCTGAAACCGAGGATGGTTGGGGTGACCACCAGCTTTGGAAACCAGGTTCTTCGGGAGTTCTACGGGGTCGATGGGAATGACTTCGCCGAGACCGAATTTAACGAGCCCCTCGTCTCCATCGTTTCCTTTGACAGGGATGCGGCCCTCAAAGCCGTGAACGAGTCGGGGGGATACATCTTCGGGTTTGCGGATGACACCGCGCTGTATTACGCATCCCTCCTGAAGGGGGTTGGGATAAACGCCCTGCCGGCGTCCGCACTTACCCTTGCTGGACTGGTAAAGTTCGTGAGGAAGTTCGGTGTTAACGGAAAGAACTTCGTTCTCGTGGTTACTGGAGGTGTAAAGAATGGAAGAGGCCCTACTCTTGACGGAAGGGCGCTATCTGTCAACGGATGGAAAGACCGCGCACGGGTTGGTGAGGTACTCCAGAAGGTTTAG
- a CDS encoding GNAT family N-acetyltransferase, producing the protein MLQKKPTDRDLEGFTVIDGERYLDEILKYDMEVSREFSKFPLGEEEYLDSYSRVIGRLLSYGRHKFFVAVDGKNRYLGHVWVCLLEDTVDFVMTAYIYDIEVKSKGRGIGSALLRSAEEWAKARGALKVSLRVEKDNPAIDWYRKRGYTERALILEKTL; encoded by the coding sequence GTGCTCCAGAAGAAGCCAACGGATAGGGATCTGGAGGGCTTTACCGTAATAGACGGTGAGCGGTACCTTGACGAGATACTGAAGTACGACATGGAGGTGAGCAGGGAGTTTTCAAAGTTCCCCCTTGGGGAGGAGGAATACCTGGATTCCTATTCGCGGGTTATTGGGAGGCTCCTCTCCTATGGCAGGCACAAGTTCTTCGTTGCGGTCGATGGTAAAAACCGCTACCTCGGGCACGTGTGGGTCTGCCTGCTTGAGGATACCGTGGATTTCGTCATGACAGCCTACATATACGATATCGAGGTAAAATCCAAAGGCCGTGGTATTGGCTCTGCCCTGCTGAGAAGTGCAGAGGAGTGGGCTAAAGCGCGGGGCGCCCTTAAAGTTTCTTTGAGAGTGGAAAAGGACAACCCCGCCATCGACTGGTACAGAAAAAGGGGCTACACCGAGCGGGCACTGATCCTAGAGAAAACCCTTTAA
- the mtnA gene encoding S-methyl-5-thioribose-1-phosphate isomerase encodes MELRYNPEELTRLPRSVTYENGKVKLIDQRLLPREFKVIELTTVEEVARAIVTMQVRGAPAIGAAAAFGLALYAETTKAKTKDEFFDGFYEAYERLKNTRPTAVNLFWALNRVKKLVEEHREDSLDEIKRLIVEEAQKIADEDVEANLRMGHYGAEVLPEGNVLTHCNAGSLATVHLGTVGAVLRVMHKEGTLKLLWVDETRPVLQGARLSAWEYHYDGIPLKLISDNMAGFVMQQGKVDAIIVGADRIVANGDFANKIGTYTLAVLAKEHGIPFFTVAPLSTIDMSLKSGKEIPIEERSKEEVLTCGGCRIAPDVDVYNPAFDVTPHKYLTGIITDRGVVYPPFERNLRRLFKRE; translated from the coding sequence ATGGAGCTCAGGTATAATCCAGAGGAACTCACGCGGCTTCCGAGAAGCGTTACCTATGAGAACGGAAAGGTTAAGCTGATCGACCAGAGGCTGCTTCCGAGGGAGTTCAAAGTCATAGAGCTCACGACGGTCGAGGAAGTGGCCAGGGCAATAGTTACGATGCAAGTACGCGGTGCGCCGGCGATTGGAGCCGCGGCAGCCTTTGGCCTGGCCCTCTACGCGGAGACGACGAAGGCAAAGACAAAGGACGAGTTCTTTGACGGCTTTTACGAGGCCTACGAGAGACTCAAGAACACGAGGCCAACGGCTGTGAACCTCTTCTGGGCCCTCAACAGGGTTAAAAAGCTGGTTGAGGAGCACAGAGAGGATTCACTTGATGAGATAAAGCGCCTTATAGTTGAAGAGGCCCAAAAGATAGCGGACGAAGACGTGGAAGCAAACCTCAGGATGGGGCACTATGGAGCAGAGGTTCTTCCCGAGGGGAACGTTCTGACCCACTGCAACGCCGGAAGCCTGGCAACGGTTCACCTGGGAACGGTTGGTGCCGTGTTGAGGGTCATGCACAAGGAAGGAACCCTAAAGCTCCTCTGGGTGGACGAGACGAGGCCCGTCCTTCAGGGCGCGAGGCTCTCAGCATGGGAGTACCACTACGACGGCATTCCGCTTAAGCTCATAAGCGACAACATGGCGGGCTTCGTGATGCAGCAGGGAAAGGTTGACGCGATTATAGTCGGCGCGGATAGGATAGTGGCAAACGGCGACTTCGCCAACAAGATAGGGACCTACACCCTCGCAGTTCTGGCCAAAGAGCATGGAATTCCTTTCTTCACCGTCGCGCCGCTCTCGACCATAGACATGAGCCTCAAAAGCGGAAAGGAGATACCAATAGAGGAGCGCAGCAAGGAGGAGGTTCTCACCTGCGGTGGCTGCAGGATTGCTCCAGATGTCGACGTCTACAACCCTGCCTTCGACGTGACGCCGCACAAGTATCTGACGGGCATAATCACAGACAGAGGAGTCGTTTACCCGCCCTTCGAGAGGAACCTCCGGAGGCTATTCAAGAGGGAGTGA
- a CDS encoding DUF1611 domain-containing protein has protein sequence MEEALLLTEGRYLSTDGKTAHGLVRYSRRFRIVGLVDSTLTGRDAGEVLDGIRRGIPIYATLDEALAENPGVGYLIIGVATPGGYLPPDYRRVVTKAIRRGLSIISGLHSFLSDDPYLRRLAKRYGVELIDVRKMFYNLRIPFTGKIEEVSSIKVAVLGTDAAIGKRTTAIMLQEAFEKLGKKSSFVAMGQTGWMQGFRYAIVMDSIINDFVAGAIEDVIWRAWAEERPDVIVTHGEGSLLHPAYPGGFELIAAGRPDYIVLQHAPARKSFDDFPQYPLPPLDRYIQLVELLSGRRPIAITINSQGLTREEALEKAREIEETYGILTRVPLYEGVEDIARMILDDAEGRARATEEVGALVAP, from the coding sequence ATGGAAGAGGCCCTACTCTTGACGGAAGGGCGCTATCTGTCAACGGATGGAAAGACCGCGCACGGGTTGGTGAGGTACTCCAGAAGGTTTAGGATCGTGGGCCTCGTGGACTCGACCCTCACGGGGAGGGACGCCGGTGAGGTTCTAGACGGCATCAGGAGGGGCATTCCCATCTACGCAACATTGGATGAGGCATTAGCTGAGAACCCGGGCGTGGGTTATCTAATAATCGGCGTTGCCACCCCTGGCGGTTACCTTCCCCCAGACTACAGGAGGGTAGTCACCAAGGCCATACGGAGGGGACTGAGCATCATCAGCGGACTCCACAGCTTCCTGAGTGATGACCCCTATCTCAGACGGCTGGCGAAGAGGTATGGAGTCGAGCTGATAGACGTCAGGAAGATGTTCTACAACCTGAGGATACCCTTCACCGGTAAGATAGAGGAGGTTTCCTCAATTAAAGTGGCCGTTCTCGGAACCGATGCGGCGATAGGGAAAAGGACGACGGCCATAATGCTCCAGGAGGCATTTGAAAAGCTCGGAAAGAAGAGCAGTTTCGTCGCCATGGGCCAGACTGGGTGGATGCAGGGCTTCAGGTACGCGATAGTTATGGACTCCATAATCAACGACTTCGTGGCAGGGGCGATAGAGGACGTCATCTGGAGGGCATGGGCCGAGGAGAGGCCCGACGTTATAGTGACCCATGGGGAAGGTTCTCTGCTCCACCCGGCATATCCAGGCGGTTTCGAGCTGATAGCCGCTGGAAGGCCCGATTATATCGTCCTTCAGCACGCCCCGGCCAGGAAGAGCTTCGACGATTTTCCGCAGTATCCCCTGCCACCGCTGGACAGGTATATTCAGCTCGTGGAACTGCTCTCGGGTAGAAGGCCAATCGCCATAACGATAAACTCCCAAGGACTCACGAGGGAAGAAGCTTTAGAGAAGGCGAGGGAAATAGAGGAAACCTACGGCATACTGACGAGGGTTCCGCTATATGAGGGGGTAGAAGACATTGCCAGGATGATACTCGACGACGCAGAGGGAAGGGCTAGAGCCACGGAGGAGGTGGGGGCTCTTGTCGCTCCCTGA
- a CDS encoding NTPase produces MRIFVTGPAGVGKTTLVSRVAREVDRWGYIVGGMITQEVRQRGRRMGFKITALDTGEEGTLAWIGNGRPRIGKYVVHVDELNRVGVSAIRRALTEADLIVIDEIGPMEYMSDEFVRVVGEVLKSEKPLLAVVHRRFADKFRPLGKLYTLSVENRNGVFSEVMDEVMKELKGLEPK; encoded by the coding sequence ATGAGGATATTCGTAACCGGTCCCGCGGGAGTCGGGAAGACGACGCTCGTGAGCAGAGTTGCCAGGGAAGTCGATCGCTGGGGCTATATCGTCGGCGGCATGATAACTCAGGAGGTTCGCCAGCGGGGGAGGAGGATGGGATTTAAAATCACTGCCCTCGACACAGGCGAGGAAGGAACTCTCGCGTGGATCGGCAACGGAAGGCCAAGGATAGGAAAATACGTAGTCCATGTTGACGAGCTCAACCGCGTTGGCGTTTCCGCGATAAGGAGGGCCTTAACCGAGGCAGATTTGATAGTTATTGATGAAATCGGCCCGATGGAGTATATGAGCGACGAGTTTGTAAGGGTTGTGGGAGAAGTCCTGAAGTCAGAAAAGCCGCTTCTAGCGGTAGTTCACAGACGCTTTGCGGACAAGTTCAGACCGCTTGGAAAACTCTACACACTGAGCGTCGAGAACAGAAACGGCGTGTTCTCTGAGGTGATGGATGAAGTCATGAAAGAGTTGAAGGGCTTAGAGCCTAAGTGA